A window of Terriglobia bacterium genomic DNA:
CAGAGCAGATGTTGCCGACCATGGTCGCCCGGTTCCGAATACCGACCGAAGCCACCCATTCTGTCATTTCCCGAATGACCGGAAATCTCTTTTCAATGATGGGGGAGTGCCTCAAGTCGCTGAAGGTGACCAGGGCTCCGACGGAAAGGATGTTGTTCTTCAGTTCAATCTGATCGAGACCCGCGAGCCCTTTGAGATCGATGACAACCTCCGGCTTGACCGCATCCTCTGCTATCAGGGCGACAAGATCGGTTCCTCCCGCAAGAAGCTGGGCGCGGCTTCCATATCGAGCGAGCGTTTTGACCACCTCGATCAGCCGGTGTGGCTTTATGTATTCGAATTGATGCGCAATGGCCATGATGAGATCCTTATTCTAATTGCTGAATACTTGCGAACAGGTGTTAGGTAATAGGTGATAGGTGTTAGGGGCCAAGTGTCGGTTGACAGACAGGAGTCAAATCGAAGACCGGAGCCATTGAACAGGAACATTGCAGGGCACTTGCTAAGATCTGTCAAAGGATTATGGAGAATGAACCGCGGTTCCCCGACAACCGAACGCCCTGAGCTCATATCTACCAGTTCGCCCCATACATCTACTACCCATAATCTATTACCTATCGCCTACCACCTATCACCTATTCCCTACTTCGGCGGAAGCAGAGCCACGATGCGACACATCGCGGATTCCATCTCGATTCCACGCAGTGGGAAACAACCAATCCAGACCCTCTGGTTGCTGACCTTGTCGATCTCGCCGCCCAGATTCTCGGCGTGGACCAATTTTTTCGGAAAAAGCTTGAGGTGCATGACCTGGTAATACTTCTCCGGCGGAAACATCTGATCCCAGGCCTTCCCATACTTCCCCTGGAGTTTCTTCTCGGCCTCGGCAAATCGCGCCGGGTGCCAGTTGCGGATGATCGTGTTCATCGGATGATCGGCGCTGCCGCAGTCCACGCCAATCCACTTTAACTTCATATCGAGCGCCCATTCATGGAATTTGGGGTCCGGGCCGGGGTGCTTCACGAAATAACGGATCTCGTCGGAGCCCTTCTGATCCCAGGCGTAGCGGTGGTAGCCGGTATTGATGATGAGGATATCTCCCTTCTTGACCTTGACCTTTCGGGTGATCATTTCAGGAGAATAGAGGTCGTAGTCGCCAGCCTCTTTGGAGATGTCAGCGATGGCCCCGGGACCGATCCATTCATCAATCGGGACCTGGCCAATGGCTCGCCCGCTGGCGTGGAAGTGGATCTCCCCGTCCATGTGGGTGCCCACATGATTGCTGGTGGTGATGATCTGTCCGTTCGCGCCCTGTCCCATGTGGGCACCCGCAATGCGCTTGAAGTATTGGATGCCCAACGGCATGTAACTCGGCCACGGCGGGGTGTGAATGCTCAACCGCTGCGTCAGATCGTAAACCCGTACCTTGTCCATGAATTGCAGGAATTGCTCTGTGTTCATATGACCTCGCTTAGTAATGCGTTAGTTATTGATGCTTCAGTCTCCTGGCAAAACCTTCGAATGCCTTCTTGAATGGTTCGACGGGGGCCTTCAGCACGCCGGCCCCAACCTGGCCAATGCCGGCCTGCTTATGCGCCACGCCCGTGTCGATAAAGGGCAGAATATTGTTTTCGATCACCTTAACCACGTCGATCCCAGTTGGTGTCCCTCGAAAATTCAGGTACGGGACTTGATAGGTATTGTTCTCGGCCGCGGTAATTTCATACATCTGGCGGGTGTAGTTCATCGCGTCATCCGTGTTGCCCCCGACAAACTGGACAATCGCGGGTGAGGCCGCGATCGCAAAGCCGCCCAGGCCGTTGGTTTCCGTAATGGCGCTGTCGCCGATATCCGGGTTGGCATCGGCCTTCGAATAGCCCGGAAAGAACAGGGCATCCGGCACGTCGGCCGGGCCCGTGAACCATTCATCGCCTGTGCCGGAAATCTGAACGCCAAAGTCCGTCCCGTTTCGCGACATGACGGTCAGAACGCTGCTGTTCTTGATTCCGCGCGCTGCATCCAACGTCGCCTTGGAAGCCGGCATGGAAAGATTCAAAAAGAAGTGGTCGTTATGGTTGATGAACTCCAGCACCTCGGCGGCTGTTGTCGCGTCATCACAGGTGGTCACGATCGCGGGCGCAATGGTGCGATAGAAGATGGAGGTGGCGGCCCGGTTCCGATTGTGCACCTCGTCTCCCATATGAAGGGCTTGCGCAATGATGTTCTTCAGGTCGATTTTACCCAGCCGGGTAATGGCTCTTTTCAGCGTCGGATAAAGCGTTTCCTCCATCCAACGGAGTCTCTGGATCACGTCGTCGCTGTAAGCTCCATAGCGCAACACCTTGCCCAATCCTTCGTTCATGGTGCAATACGCAGAATTCCCATACCGCTCATTCTTAATAATGAATACCGGCATGGAGGGGGAGACGATGCCGGCCATCGGGCCGACGGCGCTATGTTCGTGGCATGGAGCAAACTCGATTTCACCCGAGGCTGCTAACCGCTCGGCTTCGTCCGGAGAGTCTGCCTTTCGTTCGTACAGCAGCGCCCCGACTGCGGCGCCGCGCATGGGCCCGCACATCCTGTCCCAAGAAATGGGCGGACCGGCGTGGAGCAGCATGTTGGATTTCATCCCGGGAATGACATCGATGGCCCGCTCCATTCCAATCAGCTGCGGCATGCCGTTGAGGATAATCTCGACGGCTTGCGCATTGGCCTCCTCGATGCGAGGACGCACGGCGTTCACCCGCTTCAGAAGGGCTGGATCCGTACTGATCGGCGGCCTCCAGTTGACCTGGACCGAAGGGGCATGCGCCTCATCCAGGGCTTGTTTGAATGACGAAAGGCCGATATTAATGACCTTGAGGTCGCTTCTGAACAGTTCAGTGAGAGAGGTCACTTTTTTCCCCGGTACTGAATGATGGACCCCGCCAGCTTGCAGGCGGCCGCATTGGTGGGCATGATGATTGCGCCGGCTTTCTTGAGACGTTTCTCAACCTCGCTGCGGTTCTGAGGGTCCTGGTCGGTCCCAGTGACCGAACACACCACTGCAACCTTCTTGGAAACCTCCCTGATGATGGGGGATAGTTCGGCGGCGGGGTCGGGATGGGAGCCGTGGCCAAGGACAACGTCCAGGAGAATCACGGCGGTTTCCGGGTCTGCGGCCTCTTGCAGAATCCTCCGGTTCCTCAAAGAGTAATCGATCATAGGATGAGGTCGACCAACGGTGAATTCATCTTCGCCGAGATCAATCACGGAGTTCTTCTGGCTTTTCAAGGCATTCTTAAGTGGTTTGGAGGCGCCGGCCGGTGCGTTGGAATACACATCCGAAATCATGTCGCTGAAAAGAACCTGCGCTTCCGCGCAGAAGGTGCCGCCGCTGAAAAGCCCTCTTACGTATTTCTGGTTCTTCACCCTTTTTACGGCTTCGCCCCGGGCGGTCTTCAGGATCTTCTCGTCTCGCGCTTGAAGCTGTTTTTTGAGACTGTCAGTGTTTTCTCCCCGTGATGCTGCAACCGCGGTCAGGGCGGCCTCTTCAAGTGTCGAGGGTCCTCCGTCTTCGGTCCTCGCTCCGATCAGAAGGGTGATGACAGGCTTGCGAATGCCTTTGATCGCCCGATTAATCGTCGCCAGAACCTCCTTGTCAGGAGGTTTCGAGATCAGCAGGATCACTCGGGTATTCGGATCACGCGCCAGGGCCTTGATCGCCTCGACAAACATGATTCCGCCAACCTCTTTTTTCACTTCTCGCCCGCCCGTTCCGATGGCCTGCGACACGCCGGCCCCCGCAGTAGAGACGATGCAGCTCACCTCCTGAAGACCGGTCCCGGCGGCCGCAACAATTCCGATGTCGCCCCGGTTGACAACATTGGCGAATGCCAGGGGGACACCATTCACAATGGCAGTGCCACAATCAGGGCCCATCACCAAAAGGCCCTTCTTCAAGGCGTACTTCTTAAGTTTCACTTCCTCTTCGAGCGGGACATTGTCCGAGAAGATCATGACGTGCAGCCCGTGTTCCAGCGCCCTCATCGCCTCATCAGCGGCGTAACGGCCCGCCACAGAGATGAGAGCCAGGTTAGCTCCGGGGAGCAATTCGAGCGCCCGCTCGAGGCTTACGGCATGAGATTCGCTACTGCTTCCTGTTTTTTGAACCGCTCGCTTCAGAAGACCGTCGACAGCCGCTAGCCCCATCTCCGCTGTTTTTTCGGAGGCTGCCTTTATCGCGATCAACAGGTCGGTATCACCCGCCCCGGTGAACTCGGAAGTCAGCAATCCGCTGGAGTCGAGGATCGCCTTGTTGGATTTGGTTCCCATCACCACGGCTGCATCTGAGATCCCGGGCAGGGCGGTGATTTCCTTGCCGCACCGCATCAGTGTGATGGAATCAAAATAGGCGCCTTTTCTGATCTGACCGACAACGATCATGAGATGCCGGCCTCCGTTTCCACCACCACAGGTTGCGCCAAACTGTTGGAAGATGGTAACAAGCAGGATCTATCCATCTCTTTGGCCCTCTCTGCCCACTGCGACACCCTCCCGTCTTCCGCTTCAACAGTCATCAAGAATCCCGTTGCCACGTCAGCCCCTGAAGTACTACCCAGGGTAAACAACTTCTTGGCGGATGTTCGAACGGAATCCTCTCCGCCCTGAACCAGGGCCATGACCAGGTCCTTCATCTTCCCGAAGTACAGCCCCCGCCTCGCAAGGTCGAGAAAGGTGTTGGAGAACAGGTTGCTTCCTACAGCCGTTTTGAAGATCGTATCCTTGATCTTCTGGAAGTCCCACTCGTGCAATCTCTCCAAAAGGTCTAACCCGAATAGCAGACCTGCGATGAAATCATCGCCGCCCGGCGTCAGTCCCCATCCACATCCCTTCAAAGTGTCAATACCGCTCAGCAGATTTCCTTGGAAGACCCGATCAACCCCGCAGGCGATCTGGCCTGCCCACGACTTTTCAAACCCGGGCTTGAAATCCCCCCCGCACCTGCGGTCAATAAGAAATGCCAGACTTCGCGGGGGGGCAGCGACGGATATCTGTTCTCTCAAAACCGCCACATTGCGTTGGAAACGGGAGCTTTTCCATCGATCGAATTTCAGGCGTGAATCATAGTACTGATTTCCGGTGAATTGGAATTGCTGGTTCCCGAAGGCGACGGCATGCGGA
This region includes:
- a CDS encoding cyclase family protein, with translation MNTEQFLQFMDKVRVYDLTQRLSIHTPPWPSYMPLGIQYFKRIAGAHMGQGANGQIITTSNHVGTHMDGEIHFHASGRAIGQVPIDEWIGPGAIADISKEAGDYDLYSPEMITRKVKVKKGDILIINTGYHRYAWDQKGSDEIRYFVKHPGPDPKFHEWALDMKLKWIGVDCGSADHPMNTIIRNWHPARFAEAEKKLQGKYGKAWDQMFPPEKYYQVMHLKLFPKKLVHAENLGGEIDKVSNQRVWIGCFPLRGIEMESAMCRIVALLPPK
- a CDS encoding DUF1116 domain-containing protein codes for the protein MTSLTELFRSDLKVINIGLSSFKQALDEAHAPSVQVNWRPPISTDPALLKRVNAVRPRIEEANAQAVEIILNGMPQLIGMERAIDVIPGMKSNMLLHAGPPISWDRMCGPMRGAAVGALLYERKADSPDEAERLAASGEIEFAPCHEHSAVGPMAGIVSPSMPVFIIKNERYGNSAYCTMNEGLGKVLRYGAYSDDVIQRLRWMEETLYPTLKRAITRLGKIDLKNIIAQALHMGDEVHNRNRAATSIFYRTIAPAIVTTCDDATTAAEVLEFINHNDHFFLNLSMPASKATLDAARGIKNSSVLTVMSRNGTDFGVQISGTGDEWFTGPADVPDALFFPGYSKADANPDIGDSAITETNGLGGFAIAASPAIVQFVGGNTDDAMNYTRQMYEITAAENNTYQVPYLNFRGTPTGIDVVKVIENNILPFIDTGVAHKQAGIGQVGAGVLKAPVEPFKKAFEGFARRLKHQ
- the fdrA gene encoding acyl-CoA synthetase FdrA — protein: MIVVGQIRKGAYFDSITLMRCGKEITALPGISDAAVVMGTKSNKAILDSSGLLTSEFTGAGDTDLLIAIKAASEKTAEMGLAAVDGLLKRAVQKTGSSSESHAVSLERALELLPGANLALISVAGRYAADEAMRALEHGLHVMIFSDNVPLEEEVKLKKYALKKGLLVMGPDCGTAIVNGVPLAFANVVNRGDIGIVAAAGTGLQEVSCIVSTAGAGVSQAIGTGGREVKKEVGGIMFVEAIKALARDPNTRVILLISKPPDKEVLATINRAIKGIRKPVITLLIGARTEDGGPSTLEEAALTAVAASRGENTDSLKKQLQARDEKILKTARGEAVKRVKNQKYVRGLFSGGTFCAEAQVLFSDMISDVYSNAPAGASKPLKNALKSQKNSVIDLGEDEFTVGRPHPMIDYSLRNRRILQEAADPETAVILLDVVLGHGSHPDPAAELSPIIREVSKKVAVVCSVTGTDQDPQNRSEVEKRLKKAGAIIMPTNAAACKLAGSIIQYRGKK
- a CDS encoding DUF2877 domain-containing protein translates to MILLSIGDQVEPGDYALHSRFNRAVNFTNGRRLVFLVDETIGAGPLSIVLKDLRTARNTSYLHVRPHAVAFGNQQFQFTGNQYYDSRLKFDRWKSSRFQRNVAVLREQISVAAPPRSLAFLIDRRCGGDFKPGFEKSWAGQIACGVDRVFQGNLLSGIDTLKGCGWGLTPGGDDFIAGLLFGLDLLERLHEWDFQKIKDTIFKTAVGSNLFSNTFLDLARRGLYFGKMKDLVMALVQGGEDSVRTSAKKLFTLGSTSGADVATGFLMTVEAEDGRVSQWAERAKEMDRSCLLPSSNSLAQPVVVETEAGIS